The following proteins are encoded in a genomic region of Leifsonia psychrotolerans:
- a CDS encoding ABC transporter substrate-binding protein — translation MKHSTRWLGTVGALATASALVLTGCSSGGSGGGSTDDAGSSGGGLTPITLQLQWSAQAQFAGYYAAVDQGFYKDEGLDVTIAEGGSDIVPQDVLASGDVDYAISWVPKVLGSIEQGANITDVAQIFERSATTQISFKDKNITDPADLKGKNVGSWGYGNEWELFAGMQKAGVEVGDINLVQQQFDMNGFLAGDIDAAQAMTYNEYAQVLETINPATGNLYQPADLNVINWNDVGTAMLQDAIWANTDKLASDTAYADNTVKFIKASIKGWAYARDNAEKSAEIVAAAGSQLPAGHQLWMTNEVNKLIWPSTNGVGMIDEAAWKNTVKIAMNTKNETGATIITSEPPATAFSNEYVTKALAELKDEGVDVMGTSYTPLTVTLKQGGE, via the coding sequence ATGAAACACAGCACACGATGGCTCGGCACGGTTGGCGCTCTCGCCACGGCATCCGCACTTGTCCTCACCGGTTGCAGCTCAGGCGGCAGCGGGGGCGGAAGCACGGATGACGCAGGCTCGAGCGGCGGCGGGCTCACGCCGATCACCCTGCAGTTGCAATGGTCGGCGCAGGCTCAGTTCGCCGGGTATTACGCGGCGGTCGACCAAGGCTTCTACAAGGATGAAGGCCTCGACGTGACCATCGCCGAGGGTGGCTCCGATATCGTGCCGCAGGACGTTCTTGCGTCGGGCGATGTCGACTACGCAATCTCCTGGGTGCCCAAGGTGCTCGGGTCGATCGAACAGGGCGCCAACATCACCGATGTCGCGCAGATCTTCGAGCGGAGTGCGACCACGCAGATCAGCTTCAAGGACAAGAACATCACCGACCCAGCCGACCTCAAGGGTAAGAATGTGGGCAGCTGGGGCTACGGCAACGAGTGGGAGCTCTTTGCCGGTATGCAGAAAGCGGGCGTCGAGGTGGGCGACATCAACCTGGTGCAGCAGCAGTTCGACATGAACGGCTTCCTCGCGGGAGACATCGACGCTGCTCAGGCCATGACCTACAACGAGTACGCCCAGGTGCTCGAGACGATCAACCCGGCCACCGGCAACCTCTACCAGCCCGCTGACCTCAATGTCATCAACTGGAACGACGTGGGAACGGCCATGCTGCAGGATGCCATCTGGGCGAACACCGACAAGCTGGCCAGCGACACGGCCTACGCCGACAACACGGTGAAGTTCATCAAGGCCTCCATCAAGGGCTGGGCCTACGCGCGCGACAACGCCGAGAAGTCGGCCGAAATCGTGGCAGCGGCAGGTTCACAGCTGCCGGCCGGCCACCAGCTGTGGATGACCAACGAGGTCAACAAGCTCATCTGGCCGTCGACGAACGGCGTCGGAATGATTGACGAAGCCGCCTGGAAGAACACCGTCAAGATCGCCATGAACACCAAGAACGAAACCGGCGCGACGATTATCACCTCGGAGCCGCCCGCGACTGCGTTCTCGAACGAGTACGTGACCAAGGCTCTCGCCGAGTTGAAGGATGAAGGCGTCGACGTGATGGGAACCTCCTACACGCCGCTCACCGTCACCCTCAAGCAGGGCGGCGAGTAA
- a CDS encoding CoA-acylating methylmalonate-semialdehyde dehydrogenase — MTDIPTLDHYINGADATGTSSRTSPVFNPATGAVAKNVRLASTADVDAAVAVASAAYPAWRDTSQAKRQTIMYNFRELLNSRKGELADILTAEHGKVTSDALGEIARGIEVVEFALGMPHLSKGDFSENVSTGVDVYTLRQPLGVVGVISPFNFPAMVPMWFFPIAIAAGNTVVLKPSEKDPSASNWMAELMTEAGLPAGVFNVVHGDKEAVDALLVHPEVQSISFVGSTPIARYIYETASAHGKRVQALGGAKNHMLVLPDADLDVTADAAVNAGFGSAGERCMAISVVLAVEPIADELIAKITERMKGLKIGDGMRGCDMGPLITEAHRDKVAGYIDIAAADGATVVVDGRGVEVDGDASGFWLGPTLFDNVSLDSAVYQDEIFGPVLSVIRVASYEEGLHIINTGRYGNGTAIFTNDGGAGRRFQNEVQVGMVGINVPIPVPVAYHSFGGWKESAFGDAKAYGPSGIAFFTREKAVTSRWLDPSHGGINLGFPQNH; from the coding sequence ATGACCGACATCCCTACGCTCGACCACTACATCAATGGTGCTGACGCCACCGGAACCTCCTCCCGCACGTCGCCCGTGTTCAACCCGGCCACCGGTGCCGTTGCGAAGAACGTGCGCCTGGCCAGCACTGCCGACGTCGATGCTGCCGTCGCCGTGGCATCCGCTGCCTACCCGGCATGGCGCGACACCTCGCAGGCCAAGCGCCAGACGATCATGTACAACTTTCGTGAGCTGCTGAACTCTCGCAAGGGTGAACTGGCCGACATTCTCACCGCCGAGCATGGCAAGGTCACCTCCGACGCGCTCGGCGAGATCGCGCGCGGCATTGAGGTCGTCGAGTTCGCGCTGGGAATGCCGCACCTGTCGAAGGGGGACTTCTCTGAGAACGTCTCGACCGGTGTTGACGTGTACACGTTGCGCCAGCCGCTCGGCGTTGTCGGCGTCATCAGTCCGTTCAACTTTCCGGCGATGGTGCCGATGTGGTTCTTCCCCATTGCGATCGCGGCCGGCAACACCGTGGTGCTGAAGCCCAGCGAGAAAGACCCGTCGGCCTCCAACTGGATGGCCGAGCTCATGACGGAGGCCGGCCTGCCCGCCGGCGTGTTCAACGTCGTGCACGGCGACAAAGAAGCCGTCGACGCGCTGCTCGTGCACCCCGAGGTGCAGTCAATCTCGTTCGTCGGCTCGACACCCATCGCGCGCTACATCTATGAGACGGCATCCGCTCACGGCAAGCGCGTGCAGGCACTCGGCGGTGCCAAGAATCACATGCTGGTGCTGCCCGACGCCGATCTGGACGTGACGGCGGATGCCGCGGTGAACGCCGGCTTCGGCTCGGCCGGTGAGCGCTGCATGGCGATCAGCGTCGTGCTGGCCGTCGAACCCATTGCCGACGAGCTGATCGCGAAGATCACCGAGCGCATGAAGGGGCTGAAGATCGGTGACGGCATGCGCGGTTGCGACATGGGCCCGCTGATCACCGAAGCCCATCGTGACAAGGTGGCCGGCTACATCGACATCGCGGCGGCCGACGGCGCTACGGTCGTCGTCGATGGGCGTGGAGTCGAGGTCGACGGCGACGCCTCGGGCTTCTGGCTCGGCCCCACGCTGTTTGACAACGTCAGCCTCGACTCAGCCGTCTATCAGGACGAGATTTTCGGTCCGGTGCTGTCCGTCATCCGGGTCGCCAGCTACGAAGAGGGACTGCACATCATCAACACCGGCCGCTATGGCAATGGAACAGCCATCTTCACCAATGACGGCGGGGCCGGTCGTCGGTTCCAGAATGAGGTGCAGGTGGGAATGGTCGGCATCAACGTGCCGATCCCGGTTCCGGTGGCGTACCACTCGTTCGGTGGCTGGAAGGAGTCGGCGTTCGGTGACGCGAAGGCCTATGGTCCGAGTGGAATCGCATTCTTCACCCGTGAGAAGGCCGTGACCAGCCGTTGGCTTGACCCGAGCCACGGTGGGATCAACCTGGGCTTCCCGCAGAACCACTAG
- a CDS encoding ABC transporter permease, whose amino-acid sequence MRPGEATRAGLGRTALAPIVLGVAVILLWQAAVTVFDIKPFILPGPFQIGAQFGDNLQTVAAGMLVTGRNALIGLVIGAILGVIAAILSALIRLFDELAAPIVAALAVVPIVALAPVLYTMFGANAETARQIVAGLAVFVPVYFNTFKGLRQVRPVHRDLMQAYAASRWQSTRTVTLPTAKPYVFTGLRIASSLAVISALVAEYFGGPVGGLGRSITSAASSSNYGLAWAYVLGSILLGLLFYCAALGLEKLVSRRPGS is encoded by the coding sequence ATGAGGCCGGGGGAGGCGACGCGCGCGGGGCTGGGCCGTACGGCTCTCGCGCCCATCGTGCTCGGCGTCGCAGTGATACTGCTCTGGCAGGCAGCGGTGACGGTTTTCGACATCAAGCCGTTCATCTTGCCTGGCCCGTTCCAGATCGGCGCGCAATTCGGCGACAACCTGCAGACGGTTGCCGCGGGAATGCTGGTCACCGGCAGGAACGCATTGATCGGGCTCGTCATTGGTGCCATTCTCGGCGTGATCGCAGCGATCCTCTCGGCGCTCATTCGCCTCTTCGATGAGCTCGCGGCCCCGATTGTTGCGGCGCTCGCCGTGGTGCCGATCGTGGCGCTGGCCCCGGTGCTGTACACGATGTTCGGGGCCAACGCCGAGACGGCGCGGCAGATCGTGGCCGGGTTGGCCGTGTTCGTTCCGGTCTACTTCAACACGTTCAAGGGGCTGCGCCAAGTGCGCCCGGTGCACCGTGACCTGATGCAGGCCTACGCCGCCAGCCGCTGGCAATCCACCCGCACGGTCACCTTGCCCACGGCCAAGCCGTATGTCTTCACGGGCCTGCGTATCGCGTCGTCCCTGGCCGTGATCTCCGCGCTGGTCGCCGAGTACTTCGGTGGCCCGGTCGGCGGGCTGGGGCGCTCGATCACCTCCGCCGCGTCGAGCAGTAACTATGGGCTGGCCTGGGCCTACGTGCTCGGCAGCATCCTGCTCGGTCTCCTCTTCTATTGCGCAGCCCTCGGGCTCGAGAAACTAGTCAGTCGCCGTCCCGGCAGTTGA
- a CDS encoding ABC transporter ATP-binding protein, with translation MSAKASGVAAGSLAVDVTEVSRIFTGKKGASVAALDNVSLTVNPGEFVSLIGPSGCGKSTLMRLIADLDTPTSGTIEVFGQSARQARLNQSYGIAFQQAGLLPWRTVAGNIELPLELHGVAKPARKARSAELLDLVGLSDFAHHYPDQLSGGMQQRVAIARSLAESPRLLLMDEPFGALDEMTRERMQNELVRICGETGAAVVFVTHSIPEAVFLSDRVVVMSPRPGRIRDILSVRLGETGERGENLREESSFFQAVSQVRELLHGEVPVGARGVETR, from the coding sequence ATGAGTGCGAAAGCATCGGGAGTGGCTGCGGGTTCGCTCGCCGTCGACGTGACTGAGGTCAGCAGGATCTTCACGGGCAAGAAGGGTGCATCCGTCGCTGCGCTCGACAACGTGAGTCTCACGGTGAACCCGGGGGAGTTCGTCTCGCTGATCGGGCCGAGCGGATGCGGCAAGAGCACGCTCATGCGCCTGATCGCCGATCTCGACACCCCGACGAGCGGCACCATCGAGGTGTTCGGGCAGTCCGCCCGCCAAGCGCGCCTCAATCAGTCCTATGGCATTGCCTTCCAGCAGGCCGGCCTGTTGCCGTGGCGCACGGTGGCCGGCAACATCGAGTTGCCGCTTGAACTGCACGGTGTCGCGAAACCGGCCCGCAAGGCCCGCTCCGCCGAACTGCTTGATCTGGTCGGCCTGTCTGACTTCGCACACCACTACCCTGATCAGCTCTCCGGAGGCATGCAGCAGCGCGTCGCGATTGCCCGGTCGTTGGCGGAAAGCCCCCGCCTGCTGCTCATGGACGAACCGTTCGGCGCGCTTGATGAGATGACCCGCGAACGGATGCAGAACGAACTGGTTCGCATCTGCGGCGAGACCGGGGCCGCCGTGGTCTTTGTCACCCACTCGATTCCCGAGGCTGTCTTTCTCTCGGACCGGGTCGTCGTCATGTCGCCGCGGCCCGGCCGCATCCGTGACATTCTCAGCGTGCGCCTGGGTGAGACCGGTGAGCGCGGCGAGAACCTGCGGGAGGAGTCGTCGTTCTTCCAGGCCGTCAGCCAGGTGCGGGAACTGTTGCACGGCGAGGTGCCCGTCGGGGCACGCGGGGTCGAAACCCGATGA
- a CDS encoding metal-dependent transcriptional regulator: MKHTTPAAEDYLKTIYAHTEWQPNPITPSALAARLGVAPSSVTEMVKKLAAAGQITHVPYGPLTLTDAGSLRATAVVRRHRLIETWLVQEMGYDWDEVHDEAEILEHSISDRLLAAIDARLGSPTHDPHGDAIPAVDGSVASVRGVVLATAPLGHTGSIVRISDRDPAVLRLLAGHEVGIDSPIERVDGGIRVGPGLTVRLTAEALASIWVTA, encoded by the coding sequence ATGAAGCACACCACTCCCGCCGCCGAAGACTACCTTAAGACCATTTACGCGCACACCGAATGGCAACCCAACCCGATCACCCCGTCTGCGCTGGCCGCGCGACTGGGTGTGGCTCCGTCATCCGTCACCGAAATGGTGAAGAAGCTGGCCGCTGCGGGACAGATCACGCATGTGCCCTACGGCCCACTGACGCTGACGGACGCCGGTTCGCTGCGCGCCACGGCCGTGGTGCGTCGGCATCGACTGATCGAGACCTGGCTTGTGCAGGAAATGGGTTACGACTGGGATGAAGTGCACGACGAGGCCGAGATTCTCGAGCATTCGATCTCTGACCGCCTCCTGGCAGCCATCGATGCTCGGCTGGGCTCCCCCACCCACGATCCGCACGGCGATGCCATTCCGGCGGTGGACGGCAGCGTCGCATCCGTTCGCGGGGTGGTGCTCGCCACGGCCCCTCTCGGCCACACCGGTTCGATTGTGCGTATCAGTGACAGAGATCCGGCGGTGCTTCGCCTGCTGGCGGGCCACGAGGTCGGCATCGACTCGCCGATTGAGCGGGTGGATGGCGGAATCCGGGTGGGACCCGGCTTGACGGTTAGGTTGACGGCGGAGGCCCTGGCCTCGATCTGGGTCACTGCCTAG
- a CDS encoding aminotransferase class III-fold pyridoxal phosphate-dependent enzyme: protein MTDPTSTSAHERTVQLDKAHVFHSWSAQAALNPFVVAGGAGCRVWDYDGRSYLDFSSQLVNTNIGHQHPAVIDAIAAQAQVLTTIAPATANLARGEAAKRIVDRAPEGFNKVFFTNGGADANENAMRLARLHTGRDTVLSTYRSYHGNTGSAIVATGDWRRIPNEYARGHAHFFGPFAYRSEFWATTPEQESERALHHLERVIQSEGAESIAAVLLETVPGTAGVLIPPPGYLAGVRALCDRYGIMLIFDEVMCGFGRTGSWFAFENYDVVPDLITFAKGVNSGYVPTGGVIISDAIASDFDTKVFPGGLTYSGHPLAMASIVAALDAMENDGIVENAARIGRDVLAPGLAALAEKHPIIGEVRGIGVFWALDLVSDPETREPVSAAVMGRIKSELMARNLLPFLSENRIHVVPPCIVTDAEVAEALAIYDEVLSLDLL, encoded by the coding sequence GTGACTGACCCCACCTCGACTTCCGCCCACGAGCGCACCGTGCAGCTCGATAAGGCACACGTCTTCCATTCCTGGTCGGCCCAGGCCGCGTTGAACCCGTTCGTCGTCGCGGGTGGCGCAGGCTGCCGGGTCTGGGATTACGACGGACGCAGCTACCTCGACTTCTCGAGCCAGCTGGTCAACACGAATATCGGCCACCAGCATCCGGCCGTCATCGACGCCATCGCCGCGCAGGCACAGGTGCTCACGACAATCGCGCCCGCCACGGCGAACCTGGCGCGTGGTGAGGCTGCCAAGCGCATCGTGGACCGGGCGCCCGAGGGCTTCAACAAGGTCTTCTTCACCAACGGCGGTGCGGATGCCAACGAGAACGCCATGCGGTTGGCCCGCCTGCACACGGGGCGCGATACCGTGCTGTCGACCTATCGTTCCTACCACGGCAATACCGGCTCAGCCATCGTCGCCACGGGCGACTGGCGCCGCATCCCCAATGAATATGCGCGCGGTCACGCTCACTTCTTCGGACCGTTCGCCTACCGCAGCGAGTTCTGGGCGACGACGCCCGAGCAGGAATCGGAGCGGGCACTGCACCACCTCGAGCGCGTCATTCAGAGTGAAGGTGCCGAATCCATCGCCGCCGTGCTGCTCGAAACCGTGCCCGGCACGGCGGGGGTGCTGATTCCGCCGCCCGGCTATCTGGCCGGTGTGCGCGCGCTCTGCGACAGATACGGCATCATGCTCATCTTCGATGAGGTCATGTGCGGTTTCGGGCGCACCGGCAGCTGGTTTGCCTTCGAGAACTACGACGTGGTGCCCGACCTGATCACCTTCGCCAAGGGCGTGAACTCGGGTTATGTGCCGACTGGCGGCGTGATCATCTCGGACGCGATCGCGAGTGATTTCGACACGAAGGTCTTCCCGGGTGGGCTCACCTACTCGGGGCATCCGCTGGCGATGGCCTCGATCGTGGCGGCACTTGACGCCATGGAGAACGACGGCATCGTCGAGAATGCGGCACGTATCGGCCGTGATGTGCTGGCTCCCGGCCTTGCCGCCTTGGCCGAGAAGCATCCGATCATCGGGGAGGTGCGCGGAATCGGCGTCTTCTGGGCGCTCGACCTGGTCAGCGACCCCGAGACGCGCGAACCCGTGAGTGCCGCCGTGATGGGGCGCATCAAGAGTGAGCTGATGGCGCGCAATCTGTTGCCCTTCCTCTCCGAGAACCGCATTCATGTCGTGCCACCGTGCATCGTGACGGATGCCGAGGTCGCCGAGGCCCTCGCGATCTACGACGAGGTGCTCTCGCTCGACCTCCTCTAG
- the pyrE gene encoding orotate phosphoribosyltransferase produces MTDTRQQLIDHISAEAVFHGDFTLTSGKKATYYVDLRKVSLDHRVAPLIGQVMLDLIAEIPDVAAVGGMTMGADPVASAILHQGAARGATYDAFVVRKEPKDHGRGKQVEGPDLAGKRVIVLEDTSTTGGSPLAAIDALLKVGAIIAGVAVVVDRNTGAREVIEAAGYPYYYAIGLDDLGLTE; encoded by the coding sequence GTGACGGATACACGGCAGCAGCTCATTGACCACATCTCGGCCGAGGCCGTCTTCCATGGCGACTTCACGCTCACCAGCGGCAAGAAGGCGACGTACTACGTCGACCTGCGCAAGGTGAGCCTCGATCACCGAGTGGCACCTCTGATCGGGCAGGTCATGCTCGATCTGATCGCCGAGATCCCCGATGTCGCGGCTGTCGGCGGCATGACCATGGGTGCCGACCCGGTCGCCTCCGCCATCCTGCACCAGGGCGCAGCGCGCGGAGCGACATACGATGCGTTCGTCGTGCGCAAGGAGCCCAAGGACCACGGCCGCGGCAAGCAGGTTGAAGGCCCCGACCTCGCCGGCAAGCGTGTGATTGTGCTCGAGGACACCTCGACGACCGGCGGATCGCCGCTGGCCGCCATCGACGCTCTCCTCAAGGTGGGTGCCATCATTGCCGGTGTCGCTGTGGTGGTCGACCGCAATACGGGCGCACGTGAGGTCATCGAAGCCGCCGGCTACCCCTATTACTACGCCATCGGCTTAGACGACCTGGGGCTGACCGAGTGA
- a CDS encoding HAD-IIA family hydrolase: protein MARRDEIECWLTDMDGVLVHENAALPGAAALLQQWTDTGTPFLVLTNNSIFTPRDLSARLRDSGLNVPEDRIWTSALATADFLRSQIPGGSAFVIGEAGLTTALHEAGFIMTETDPDYVVVGETRNYSFEAITKAIRLIAKGARFIVTNPDATGPSVDGPMPATGAIAALITKATGMDPYVVGKPNPMMFRSAMNKIGAHSENTGMIGDRMDTDIIAGIEAGLHTILVMTGISDEAEINRYPFRPDEILSGVHKLVTAAPSESDEI from the coding sequence ATGGCACGTCGCGACGAGATCGAATGCTGGCTTACTGACATGGATGGCGTGCTCGTGCATGAAAACGCCGCCCTGCCCGGAGCAGCAGCGCTGCTCCAGCAGTGGACCGACACCGGCACCCCGTTTTTGGTTCTCACGAACAACTCGATTTTCACTCCGCGCGATCTGAGTGCGCGCCTGCGCGATTCGGGCTTGAACGTTCCAGAAGACCGCATCTGGACCTCCGCCCTCGCAACGGCCGACTTTCTGCGCTCCCAGATCCCCGGCGGCAGCGCGTTCGTGATCGGTGAGGCCGGCCTGACGACCGCCCTGCACGAGGCAGGCTTCATCATGACCGAGACCGACCCCGACTATGTCGTCGTCGGCGAAACTCGCAACTACTCGTTCGAGGCAATCACCAAGGCCATCCGTTTGATCGCAAAGGGCGCACGTTTCATCGTGACGAACCCGGATGCCACGGGCCCGAGCGTCGACGGTCCCATGCCGGCGACCGGGGCGATTGCCGCTCTGATCACGAAAGCTACCGGGATGGACCCGTACGTCGTGGGCAAGCCCAACCCGATGATGTTCCGCTCGGCGATGAACAAGATCGGGGCGCACTCGGAGAACACCGGAATGATCGGTGACCGCATGGACACCGACATCATCGCGGGCATCGAGGCGGGCCTGCACACCATTCTGGTGATGACCGGAATCAGCGATGAGGCCGAGATCAACCGCTACCCGTTCCGTCCCGACGAAATTCTGTCGGGCGTGCACAAGCTTGTTACGGCCGCACCGTCGGAGTCAGACGAGATCTGA
- a CDS encoding Nramp family divalent metal transporter, which yields MPKKPMTADPVPLSSSDATSDDTTAERSAPGDDAACRAARAGRPTPVRLLWLLGPALVAGIAYLDPGNVASNMSAGASYGYLLLWVVVAGNVMAWLVQYLSAKLGIVTGKSLPEILGARLTRPLARRLYWVQAELVAMATDLAEIIGGAVALNLLFNVPLLLGGVITGVVSMIVLSVQNRRGPRSFEGVIIALLVIITVGFTVGIFFAPPDAAGVLGGLVPRFSGSDSVLLAASILGATIMPHAIYAHSALARDRFPELRAPSDTRRLLWATKWDVTLALTIAGTVNVVLLLLAASALQGVQGTDTLEGAYRALYDSLGPVIATIFAVGLLASGLASTSVGAYAGAEIMHGLLNLRMSLLLRRSISLIPALFILGVGFDPTQALVLSQVVLSFGIPFALIPLVWLTAQRGLLGVFRNRWFTTVIGALCAVLLVTLNIVLLVLVFA from the coding sequence GTGCCTAAAAAACCGATGACGGCGGATCCCGTGCCACTCTCGTCGTCCGACGCAACGTCCGACGACACCACTGCAGAGCGGAGTGCGCCCGGTGACGATGCAGCGTGCCGCGCCGCCCGCGCCGGTCGTCCCACACCAGTTCGCCTGCTCTGGCTGCTGGGCCCGGCGCTCGTCGCCGGTATCGCCTACCTCGACCCGGGCAATGTCGCCAGCAACATGTCGGCCGGCGCCAGCTACGGTTATCTTCTGCTCTGGGTGGTCGTTGCCGGAAACGTGATGGCCTGGCTGGTGCAATACCTCTCGGCGAAGCTCGGAATCGTGACGGGTAAGAGCCTGCCCGAAATTCTGGGCGCACGGCTCACCCGGCCGCTCGCTCGCCGCCTGTACTGGGTTCAGGCCGAACTCGTGGCGATGGCCACCGACCTCGCCGAGATCATCGGTGGGGCGGTCGCGCTCAACCTGCTGTTCAACGTGCCGCTTCTGCTCGGCGGTGTGATCACCGGCGTGGTCTCGATGATCGTGCTCTCGGTACAGAACCGCCGCGGGCCGCGGTCGTTCGAGGGCGTCATCATCGCGCTTCTCGTGATCATCACCGTGGGATTTACCGTGGGAATCTTTTTCGCGCCGCCGGATGCCGCCGGAGTGCTGGGTGGACTCGTTCCACGCTTCAGCGGCAGTGACTCGGTGCTGCTCGCGGCGTCGATTCTCGGCGCGACGATCATGCCGCACGCCATCTATGCCCACTCCGCGCTGGCCCGCGACCGGTTCCCGGAGCTGCGGGCACCATCCGACACCCGTCGGCTGCTCTGGGCCACGAAATGGGACGTGACCCTGGCCCTCACGATCGCCGGCACGGTCAACGTGGTGCTGTTGCTGCTGGCCGCATCCGCTCTGCAAGGTGTGCAGGGAACCGACACGCTCGAGGGCGCCTATCGCGCGCTCTACGACTCGCTGGGGCCTGTGATCGCGACGATATTCGCCGTCGGGCTGCTCGCATCCGGGCTGGCGTCGACGTCGGTCGGCGCCTATGCAGGCGCCGAAATCATGCACGGTCTGCTCAACCTGCGGATGTCGCTGCTGCTGCGACGCAGCATCTCGCTCATCCCCGCCCTGTTCATTCTGGGCGTCGGCTTTGACCCCACGCAGGCACTCGTGCTGAGCCAGGTCGTGCTGTCGTTCGGAATTCCGTTCGCCCTGATTCCACTGGTCTGGCTGACGGCCCAGCGCGGGCTGCTCGGCGTGTTTCGCAACCGCTGGTTCACCACCGTGATCGGAGCGCTCTGCGCCGTGCTGCTCGTGACACTCAACATCGTGCTGCTCGTGCTCGTGTTTGCGTAA